A single Tenacibaculum sp. Bg11-29 DNA region contains:
- a CDS encoding VWA domain-containing protein has protein sequence MESITLIYIVLAVLLSVTIAFFQYFYKIKNNPKINILLFWLKALSLFLLALLFINPKIEIIETENSKPILSVLVDNSLSIKHFKEEKKIRSIIEKVKKNKKIKDKFDVQFFSFGKDVTVLDSLSFKETQTDITKAVESINELHKKNNNATILISDGNQTTGDDYEYLNSKNRIFPIVVGDTTIYQDIQVSQLNVNKYSYIKNKFPVETFLYYEGKEAVNAVYSIMNKGKKVFSKKLQFSPDNPTQTVTTNLVSNKKGVHYYTTSISKIKNERNTKNNYQSFSVEVIDEQTKVLVLSSILHPDLGAIKKAIESNKQRTVDIALIKDRSIKFSDYQFFVLYQPNFYFKKVFQKINSNYLVISGTKTDWNFLNKQQVGLKKEVISQSEDYKAVFNTNFSTFLQKDIGFNEFPPLQDRFGEVKMNADSQTLLYQKYASIKTTEPLLTTIESNTNKYAVLFGEGIWKWRAASFLKEQSFDVFDAFIGNLVQYLASTKKRKRLEVKSKRLYPANEPITISAFYVDKNYKFDNRASLELLITNSKTKEKKILPFSLVNNSYQVSVEGLSSGDYSYKVSVVDQKINSYGKFKITDYQIEEQFTNANSKKMNSLALKTNGKLTYSDKVDDLLSMLSSDTTYYTIQKSVTKNQNLIDWKWILLLAIILLSTEWFIRKYYGKI, from the coding sequence GTGGAATCTATAACTCTTATTTATATTGTTTTAGCAGTTTTGTTAAGTGTAACTATTGCTTTTTTTCAATATTTCTATAAAATTAAAAACAATCCTAAAATAAACATATTGCTTTTTTGGTTAAAAGCTTTAAGTTTATTTTTACTTGCTTTATTATTTATAAACCCGAAAATAGAAATTATTGAAACAGAAAATAGTAAGCCTATTTTATCTGTTTTAGTAGATAATTCACTTTCTATAAAACATTTTAAAGAAGAAAAAAAGATACGAAGTATTATAGAAAAGGTAAAAAAGAATAAAAAAATTAAAGATAAGTTTGATGTTCAGTTCTTTTCTTTCGGTAAAGATGTTACTGTTTTAGATAGTTTATCATTTAAAGAAACACAAACTGATATTACAAAAGCTGTAGAGTCGATAAATGAGTTGCATAAAAAAAATAATAATGCTACGATTTTAATTAGTGATGGAAATCAAACAACCGGAGATGATTATGAATACTTAAACTCAAAAAATAGAATATTTCCAATTGTTGTAGGAGATACCACTATATATCAAGATATTCAAGTTTCACAGTTAAATGTTAATAAATATAGTTATATAAAAAATAAATTCCCCGTAGAAACTTTCTTGTATTATGAAGGAAAAGAAGCTGTAAATGCAGTTTATTCTATTATGAATAAAGGAAAAAAAGTTTTTTCTAAAAAGCTTCAATTTTCACCTGATAACCCTACACAAACAGTTACTACAAACTTAGTATCAAATAAAAAAGGAGTCCACTATTATACAACATCTATAAGTAAAATAAAAAATGAAAGGAATACGAAAAACAACTATCAAAGTTTTTCTGTAGAAGTAATAGATGAACAAACAAAAGTATTGGTTTTAAGTTCAATATTACATCCCGATTTAGGAGCTATAAAAAAAGCAATAGAAAGTAACAAGCAACGAACAGTTGATATTGCTTTAATAAAAGATAGAAGTATTAAATTTTCTGATTATCAGTTTTTTGTTTTATACCAACCAAACTTCTATTTTAAAAAAGTGTTTCAAAAAATAAATTCTAATTATTTAGTAATATCAGGAACTAAAACAGATTGGAATTTTTTAAATAAGCAACAAGTAGGATTAAAAAAGGAAGTAATAAGTCAATCAGAAGACTACAAGGCTGTATTCAATACAAATTTTTCAACATTCTTACAAAAAGATATAGGTTTTAATGAATTTCCGCCATTACAAGATAGATTTGGAGAAGTTAAAATGAATGCAGACTCACAAACATTATTATATCAAAAATATGCAAGTATTAAAACTACAGAACCCTTATTAACAACTATCGAGAGCAATACAAATAAATATGCTGTTTTATTTGGAGAAGGAATTTGGAAATGGAGAGCAGCAAGTTTTTTAAAAGAGCAATCATTTGATGTTTTTGATGCTTTTATAGGAAACCTTGTACAATATTTAGCATCTACAAAAAAAAGAAAAAGATTAGAGGTAAAAAGTAAACGTTTATACCCTGCAAACGAACCAATAACAATTTCGGCATTTTATGTAGATAAAAACTATAAGTTTGATAATAGAGCTTCATTAGAATTATTGATAACAAATAGTAAAACCAAAGAGAAGAAAATACTTCCTTTTTCATTGGTTAATAATTCCTATCAAGTGTCGGTAGAAGGACTATCGTCAGGTGATTATTCTTATAAAGTATCAGTAGTTGATCAGAAAATAAATAGCTACGGAAAATTTAAAATTACCGATTATCAAATAGAAGAACAATTTACGAATGCAAACTCAAAAAAAATGAACTCTTTAGCTTTAAAAACGAATGGTAAATTAACCTATTCAGATAAAGTTGATGATTTGTTAAGTATGCTATCATCAGATACCACATACTATACTATTCAAAAATCAGTTACCAAAAATCAGAATTTAATAGATTGGAAATGGATTTTACTATTGGCTATAATATTATTATCAACAGAATGGTTTATCAGAAAATACTATGGTAAAATTTAA
- a CDS encoding group III truncated hemoglobin: MGRKEIENRDDVYLLVSTFYNKLKKDDFIGPIFLKAIPEEKWESHLQKLTDFWETNLFFVRKFKGNPMKAHKDLDRNFNHSISQEHFGRWLQLWFETIESLFYGAKANDARERARNIASIMFFKIYEAKPKLTNE; encoded by the coding sequence ATGGGGAGAAAAGAAATTGAAAATAGAGATGATGTTTATTTATTAGTATCAACTTTTTACAATAAACTTAAGAAAGATGATTTCATAGGACCTATTTTTTTAAAAGCAATTCCTGAAGAAAAATGGGAAAGTCACTTACAGAAACTCACAGATTTTTGGGAAACGAACCTTTTTTTTGTTAGAAAATTCAAAGGAAATCCTATGAAAGCACATAAAGATTTAGATAGAAACTTTAATCATAGTATTTCTCAAGAGCATTTTGGAAGATGGTTACAACTATGGTTTGAAACTATAGAATCACTTTTTTATGGAGCCAAGGCAAATGACGCTAGAGAAAGAGCACGGAATATTGCATCTATCATGTTTTTTAAAATTTACGAAGCAAAACCAAAATTAACAAACGAATAA
- the purB gene encoding adenylosuccinate lyase — MNLTELNAISPIDGRYRNKIANLANYFSEEALIKYRVKVEIEYFIALCEIPLPQLADFNKELYADLRKIYEDFSTENAQKIKDIEAVTNHDVKAVEYFIKEEFDKLNLQQYKEFIHFGLTSQDINNTAIPLSIKDAMDEVYYPALDTLVSKLADLAEEWDHIPMLARTHGQPASPTRLGKEFFVFVERINNQAIHIQHTPHAAKFGGATGNFNAHKVAYKDIDWKNFGTHFVEDILGLHHSFPTTQIEHYDHMAALYDGLKRVNNILIDLDRDVWTYVSNDYFKQKIKEGEVGSSAMPHKVNPIDFENSEGNLGLANAIFEHLSAKLPISRLQRDLTDSTVLRNVGVPFGHTLIAFSSTLKGLNKLLLNEAKFAEDLENNWAVVAEAIQTILRREAYPNPYEALKGLTRTNEKINQKSIANFIDTLEVSSEIKNELKAITPANYTGI; from the coding sequence ATGAACTTAACAGAATTAAACGCCATCTCTCCTATTGATGGTAGATACCGTAATAAAATAGCAAATTTAGCAAACTATTTTTCTGAAGAAGCATTAATAAAATATAGAGTTAAAGTTGAAATTGAATACTTTATTGCTTTATGTGAAATTCCTTTACCTCAATTAGCTGATTTTAACAAAGAATTATATGCTGATTTACGTAAAATATATGAAGACTTTTCTACTGAAAATGCTCAAAAAATAAAAGATATTGAAGCCGTTACAAATCATGATGTAAAAGCGGTTGAATATTTTATTAAAGAAGAGTTTGATAAGCTCAATTTACAGCAATACAAAGAGTTTATCCACTTCGGGTTAACGTCTCAGGATATTAACAATACTGCTATTCCATTGTCTATTAAAGATGCAATGGACGAGGTATATTATCCTGCTTTAGATACTTTGGTTTCTAAATTAGCTGATTTAGCTGAAGAATGGGATCATATACCAATGTTAGCACGTACACATGGACAACCTGCTTCTCCTACTCGTTTAGGTAAAGAATTTTTTGTTTTTGTAGAACGTATTAACAATCAAGCAATACACATACAACACACACCTCATGCTGCTAAATTTGGAGGAGCAACAGGTAATTTTAATGCACATAAAGTTGCGTATAAAGATATTGATTGGAAAAATTTTGGAACTCATTTTGTTGAAGATATTTTAGGTTTACACCACTCTTTTCCAACTACTCAAATAGAGCACTACGATCATATGGCTGCTTTATATGATGGTTTAAAGCGTGTAAATAATATTTTAATTGATTTAGATCGTGATGTTTGGACATACGTTTCTAATGATTATTTTAAGCAAAAAATTAAAGAAGGTGAAGTTGGTTCTTCAGCGATGCCACATAAAGTAAATCCTATTGATTTTGAAAACTCTGAAGGTAACTTAGGTTTAGCAAATGCTATTTTTGAGCATTTATCAGCAAAATTACCAATTTCAAGATTACAACGTGATTTAACAGATAGTACAGTTTTACGTAATGTAGGTGTTCCTTTTGGTCATACTTTAATTGCTTTTTCATCTACTTTAAAAGGGTTGAATAAGTTATTATTAAATGAAGCTAAATTTGCTGAAGATTTAGAAAATAACTGGGCTGTAGTAGCTGAAGCTATTCAAACAATATTACGTCGTGAAGCTTATCCTAATCCTTACGAGGCTTTAAAAGGGTTAACGCGTACTAATGAAAAAATAAACCAAAAATCTATTGCTAATTTTATTGATACTTTAGAAGTTTCTTCTGAAATTAAAAATGAATTAAAAGCAATAACACCAGCAAACTATACAGGAATTTAA